A part of Melittangium boletus DSM 14713 genomic DNA contains:
- a CDS encoding sensor histidine kinase codes for MDIRTQSALLASIIGLALGVSMLLRAARPRVLTLYSVFALTLSGYYLSIFFHSLFASAGYPWVTRVAVGATILSASLVPGAAVAFFLEFLGVSKGTHLLGRRLAVLSAVFGLAVAVSPLAQKGWARVAMGTWVLGALLASVSLLLRRMSTTESRIERLRQMYLAIGAGAAILFSALDLLERVGLPFPTPLGPIFTTLYLFFLAQTLLRLRLMDLHELLGKIVSQTVLASILAAVFTVLTMWVDKNNTSLFVFNTVVAAFVLLILLEPLRAKVEERVVALFFRERFELLRVLGAARARMAGVIEISELARLVLDALHESGRITHASLYLLAEDRPGYRLLDARGPAPVPFLDTGAARGVLFAVASGQKAVLLENVERRSAVMRQQAVEGKRFRDELKRLNDTRSALVQMKAGITVPLFGGDRVIGFLNLWDERVPEAYASDEIALMLEMAERLATALENSKLYETIRERDRLAALGEMAAGLAHEIRNPLGAIKGAAQCLDPKRLPGEEGEFLEVIVEEVNRLNGVVSAFLDYARPLKQTFGPTDLNEVVTRTVRLIQNELPKHIELKVEQEEALPRVEADAEQLKQVLINLVQNAMQALGAEGNGCITVRTIRPDRFNEFRPAGDSFVEVHVSDTGPGVPPEQQQHIFVPFYTTKQKGTGLGLAISQRIVKNHGGTLAVQSKPAEGATFIIRLPAPPSEPLPVPEPHHLDGTPFPPSKPAEALSPDGTPRPSKSERKSRREKKRRAV; via the coding sequence ATGGACATCCGGACACAGAGCGCGCTCCTCGCATCCATCATCGGTCTGGCACTCGGTGTGTCCATGTTGTTGAGGGCGGCACGTCCACGGGTCCTCACGCTCTACTCCGTCTTCGCGTTGACGTTGAGCGGCTACTACCTGTCCATCTTCTTCCACAGTCTGTTCGCGTCGGCGGGCTACCCGTGGGTGACGCGGGTGGCCGTGGGCGCCACCATTCTATCGGCTTCGCTCGTTCCTGGCGCGGCCGTGGCGTTCTTCCTCGAATTCCTGGGCGTCAGCAAGGGAACCCATCTGCTCGGCCGGCGGCTCGCCGTCCTGTCGGCCGTCTTTGGCCTGGCGGTGGCGGTGTCGCCCTTGGCCCAGAAGGGCTGGGCGCGCGTCGCCATGGGGACGTGGGTGCTCGGGGCGCTGCTGGCCTCGGTGTCGTTGCTCCTGCGTCGTATGAGCACCACCGAGTCACGCATCGAGCGGCTGCGTCAGATGTACCTGGCCATCGGCGCCGGCGCGGCCATCCTCTTCAGCGCGTTGGATCTGCTCGAGCGCGTGGGCCTGCCCTTCCCCACTCCGCTGGGCCCCATCTTCACCACGCTCTACCTCTTCTTCCTCGCCCAGACGCTCCTGCGGCTGCGGCTGATGGACCTGCACGAGCTGCTCGGGAAGATCGTCTCGCAGACGGTGCTGGCCTCCATCCTGGCCGCGGTCTTCACCGTGCTGACGATGTGGGTGGACAAGAACAACACCTCGCTCTTCGTCTTCAACACGGTGGTGGCGGCCTTCGTGCTGCTCATCCTCCTGGAGCCCTTGCGCGCGAAGGTGGAGGAGCGCGTGGTGGCCCTCTTCTTCCGCGAGCGCTTCGAGCTCCTGCGGGTGCTCGGCGCCGCGCGGGCGCGCATGGCGGGCGTCATCGAGATCTCCGAGCTGGCGCGCCTGGTGCTCGATGCGTTGCACGAGTCGGGGCGCATCACCCACGCCTCGCTGTATCTGCTGGCCGAGGATCGGCCGGGCTACCGGCTCCTGGACGCGCGGGGGCCGGCCCCGGTGCCCTTCCTGGACACGGGCGCGGCGCGCGGCGTGCTCTTCGCGGTGGCCTCGGGGCAGAAGGCGGTGCTGCTGGAGAACGTGGAGCGGCGCAGCGCGGTGATGCGGCAGCAGGCCGTGGAGGGCAAGCGCTTCCGGGACGAGCTCAAGCGGCTCAACGACACGCGCTCGGCGCTCGTGCAGATGAAGGCCGGCATCACCGTGCCCCTCTTCGGTGGAGACCGGGTCATCGGCTTCCTCAACCTGTGGGACGAGCGGGTGCCGGAGGCGTACGCCTCGGACGAGATCGCCCTCATGCTGGAGATGGCCGAGCGGCTGGCGACGGCACTGGAGAACTCCAAGCTGTACGAGACCATCCGCGAGCGCGACCGCCTGGCCGCCCTGGGAGAGATGGCCGCGGGCCTGGCCCATGAGATCCGCAACCCCCTGGGCGCCATCAAGGGCGCGGCGCAGTGTCTGGATCCCAAGCGCCTGCCCGGCGAGGAGGGTGAGTTCCTGGAGGTCATCGTCGAGGAAGTCAACCGGCTCAACGGGGTGGTGTCCGCGTTCCTCGACTACGCGCGGCCCCTCAAGCAGACGTTCGGTCCCACGGACCTCAACGAGGTGGTGACGCGCACGGTGCGGCTCATCCAGAACGAGCTGCCCAAGCACATTGAACTCAAGGTCGAGCAGGAGGAGGCCCTGCCCCGGGTGGAGGCGGACGCCGAGCAGCTCAAGCAGGTACTCATCAACCTGGTGCAGAACGCGATGCAGGCCCTGGGAGCGGAGGGCAATGGCTGCATCACGGTGAGGACGATCCGGCCGGACCGGTTCAACGAGTTCCGCCCCGCGGGCGACTCCTTCGTCGAAGTGCACGTGTCGGACACGGGACCGGGTGTTCCCCCCGAGCAGCAACAGCACATCTTCGTCCCCTTCTACACGACGAAGCAGAAGGGCACGGGACTGGGGCTGGCCATCTCCCAGCGCATCGTGAAGAACCATGGCGGCACACTCGCCGTGCAGAGCAAACCGGCCGAGGGCGCCACGTTCATCATCCGCCTGCCCGCCCCTCCCTCCGAGCCCCTCCCCGTCCCGGAGCCCCATCACCTGGACGGAACGCCCTTTCCCCCCTCCAAACCCGCCGAGGCCCTCTCCCCCGATGGCACGCCCCGGCC
- a CDS encoding transglycosylase SLT domain-containing protein — MKVLLPLFAAAATATSLAFTQAPADASEAPPASPRAVTGTAPPEAQLSPLPDADKIVMPPGYVEVLNPAFPGDPPPAPPQAPVASPGRAYGLEELAPYFAEGKRQQAKEAFDKGFYTRARELLASEGDALPVRYLRALSAVRGGDVASAAEEMRALANDYPALRDRCLTHAGVALESLGRFAEAAQVLAQVPDTSRLYADARLALGRVLRKTKDSEGALAALAPLAGRTSPAWGRNVAAEALLASADLAAEKKDKTREREFLWRLWAQHPLTPLAKQAEARLKGQQAPLEMKVVRAEQLIELHRNRQGLELLEPLLPSLKMPDALACRAHFAYGKALRKERQHTRAIAALTPVTTTCQDRDLLPRALYVLGSSRSIVDQVKGPETYERLARDFPEHSFADDALFFAADLYVKTGRLDLASERLRTLAQLYPQGDYLGEALFKDFWISRTQKAADGGIPTLEQIEKRFADADETNDVERARYWRARTLQEQGKKARAAALFESLALDFPATYYGLVARTRLGEVDPARLQLLVPQLDFTQQERRGPWPLHAGGMEKDPHFTAAVELLRLGFPEAVSSELLAINRVGLPAENLRLLVHLLALAGDERGAHGVARIALRRELSGPITPQTRPLWEVAYPNAFRELIEKHTKTAGVEPDLLQALMREESALDPKALSWAGALGLTQLMPTTAQAVARQLKLKKPSTQALLEPELNIRLGAAYLGSLIKRFPGQTAFAVGSYNAGPLAIDKWRADRPGMQLDAWVEEVPIAETRGYIKRVLRSYNTYQLLYAQPLKAPAIEAASR, encoded by the coding sequence ATGAAAGTCCTGCTCCCCCTGTTCGCCGCCGCCGCTACCGCCACCTCGCTGGCTTTCACCCAGGCGCCCGCTGACGCGTCCGAGGCGCCCCCCGCGTCTCCCCGGGCCGTCACCGGCACCGCGCCACCCGAGGCCCAGCTGTCACCCCTCCCGGACGCGGACAAGATCGTCATGCCGCCGGGGTACGTGGAAGTGCTCAACCCGGCCTTTCCGGGTGACCCTCCGCCCGCTCCGCCCCAAGCCCCCGTCGCCTCTCCGGGCCGCGCCTACGGTCTGGAGGAACTGGCGCCCTACTTCGCCGAGGGCAAGCGCCAGCAGGCCAAGGAGGCCTTCGACAAGGGCTTCTACACGCGTGCCCGCGAGTTGCTGGCGTCCGAGGGGGACGCTCTGCCCGTGCGCTACCTGCGCGCCCTGAGCGCCGTGCGCGGTGGGGACGTGGCGAGCGCCGCCGAGGAGATGCGCGCCCTGGCCAACGACTACCCGGCGTTGCGTGACCGCTGCCTCACCCATGCCGGCGTGGCCCTGGAATCCCTCGGGCGCTTCGCCGAGGCGGCCCAGGTACTCGCCCAGGTGCCCGACACCTCCCGGCTGTACGCCGACGCCCGTCTGGCGCTCGGCCGTGTCCTGCGCAAGACGAAGGACAGCGAGGGCGCGCTCGCCGCGCTCGCGCCCCTGGCGGGCCGCACCTCGCCCGCGTGGGGCCGCAATGTCGCCGCCGAGGCCCTGCTGGCCAGCGCGGATCTGGCCGCGGAGAAGAAGGACAAGACGCGCGAGCGTGAGTTCCTCTGGCGTCTGTGGGCCCAGCACCCGCTCACGCCCCTGGCGAAGCAGGCCGAGGCGCGGCTCAAGGGACAGCAGGCGCCCCTGGAGATGAAGGTGGTGCGCGCCGAACAGCTCATCGAGCTGCACCGCAACCGCCAGGGCCTGGAATTGCTCGAGCCCCTGTTGCCCTCGCTCAAGATGCCGGACGCGCTCGCGTGCCGGGCCCACTTCGCCTACGGCAAGGCCTTGCGCAAGGAGCGCCAGCACACGCGCGCCATCGCCGCGCTCACCCCGGTGACGACCACGTGCCAGGACCGCGATCTGCTGCCCCGAGCCCTCTACGTGCTCGGCTCCTCGCGCTCCATCGTGGATCAGGTGAAGGGCCCCGAGACGTATGAGCGGCTGGCCCGCGACTTCCCCGAGCACTCCTTCGCGGATGACGCGCTCTTCTTCGCCGCGGACCTGTATGTGAAGACGGGCCGCCTGGACTTGGCCTCCGAGCGCCTGCGCACGCTCGCCCAGCTCTACCCCCAGGGCGACTACCTGGGCGAAGCGCTCTTCAAGGACTTCTGGATCTCCCGCACGCAGAAGGCGGCGGACGGCGGCATCCCCACGCTCGAACAGATCGAGAAGCGCTTCGCCGACGCGGACGAGACGAACGACGTGGAGCGCGCGCGCTACTGGCGGGCGCGGACGCTCCAGGAGCAGGGAAAGAAGGCGCGGGCGGCGGCGCTCTTCGAATCGCTCGCGTTGGACTTCCCGGCCACCTACTACGGGCTGGTGGCGCGCACGCGCCTGGGCGAGGTGGACCCCGCGCGGCTGCAACTGCTCGTGCCCCAGCTGGACTTCACCCAGCAGGAGCGCCGGGGACCGTGGCCCCTGCATGCGGGGGGAATGGAGAAGGACCCGCACTTCACGGCCGCGGTGGAGCTGTTGCGCCTGGGCTTCCCGGAGGCGGTGTCCTCGGAACTGCTCGCCATCAACCGCGTGGGTCTGCCCGCGGAGAACCTTCGTCTGCTCGTGCACCTGCTGGCGCTCGCCGGGGATGAGCGCGGAGCCCATGGCGTGGCCCGCATCGCGCTGCGCCGGGAGCTGAGCGGCCCTATCACGCCCCAGACGCGGCCCCTGTGGGAGGTGGCCTACCCCAACGCCTTCCGGGAGCTCATCGAGAAGCACACGAAGACGGCGGGAGTGGAGCCGGACCTGCTCCAGGCGCTGATGCGCGAGGAGAGCGCGTTGGATCCGAAGGCGCTCTCCTGGGCGGGCGCGTTGGGCCTCACCCAGCTCATGCCCACCACGGCGCAGGCGGTGGCGCGTCAGCTCAAGCTCAAGAAGCCCTCGACGCAGGCGCTCCTGGAGCCGGAGCTCAACATCCGCTTGGGCGCGGCCTACCTGGGCTCGCTCATCAAGCGCTTCCCCGGACAGACGGCGTTCGCGGTGGGCAGTTACAACGCGGGTCCCCTGGCCATCGACAAGTGGCGCGCGGACCGTCCGGGGATGCAGTTGGACGCGTGGGTGGAGGAAGTGCCCATCGCGGAGACGCGCGGCTACATCAAGCGGGTGTTGCGCTCGTACAACACCTATCAACTGCTCTACGCCCAGCCGCTCAAGGCGCCCGCGATCGAGGCCGCCAGCCGGTAG
- the preA gene encoding NAD-dependent dihydropyrimidine dehydrogenase subunit PreA, with translation MTPSLKTTVNGIEFDNPFLLGSGPPGTNARVIARSFDLGWGGVVCKTISLDASKAINTAPRYVKVKAREDARIVIGFENIELVSDRPFETWLEEFRQLKKAYPKKVLVASIMEEYRKEAWQRIVREVQETGVDAFELNLSCPHGLPERKMGAAMGEDPSICEEVVGWVKEVARIPVWAKMTPNVGHPVPAARASVRAGADGLSTINTLLSIAGVDLRTLRPMPTVEGWTVPGGYSGAAVRPIALRHVMEIARALPGTSISGMGGIETGFDAAQFLLLGAHTVQVCTGAMLQGYEVIGKLQEELRKVMVDHHIESVRDMVGRSLPYFSTHADLVERQRAAKAARVGAGKDAETWKGEIKRETDSLTND, from the coding sequence ATGACTCCCTCCCTGAAGACCACCGTCAATGGAATCGAGTTCGACAACCCCTTCTTGCTCGGCTCGGGCCCACCGGGAACCAATGCCCGGGTGATCGCCCGATCGTTCGACCTGGGGTGGGGTGGGGTGGTCTGCAAGACGATCAGCCTGGATGCCAGCAAGGCCATCAACACCGCGCCCCGCTACGTCAAGGTCAAGGCACGCGAGGACGCGCGGATCGTCATCGGCTTCGAGAACATCGAGCTCGTGTCGGATCGGCCTTTCGAGACGTGGCTGGAGGAGTTCCGGCAGCTCAAGAAGGCCTATCCGAAGAAGGTGCTGGTCGCCTCCATCATGGAGGAGTACCGCAAGGAGGCCTGGCAGCGGATCGTCCGCGAAGTGCAGGAGACGGGGGTGGATGCGTTCGAGCTCAACCTCTCCTGTCCGCACGGCCTGCCGGAGCGGAAGATGGGCGCGGCGATGGGCGAGGATCCCTCGATCTGCGAGGAGGTGGTGGGCTGGGTGAAGGAGGTGGCGAGGATTCCGGTCTGGGCGAAGATGACGCCCAACGTGGGTCATCCCGTGCCCGCGGCCAGGGCCTCGGTGCGGGCCGGCGCGGATGGTTTGTCCACCATCAACACCCTTCTGTCCATCGCGGGAGTGGACCTGCGCACCCTGCGGCCCATGCCCACCGTGGAGGGCTGGACGGTGCCGGGTGGCTACTCCGGCGCGGCGGTGCGGCCCATCGCGCTCCGGCATGTGATGGAGATCGCCCGGGCGCTGCCTGGCACGTCGATCTCCGGGATGGGAGGCATCGAGACGGGCTTCGATGCCGCTCAGTTCCTGCTGCTCGGCGCGCACACCGTGCAGGTCTGCACGGGCGCGATGCTCCAGGGGTACGAGGTCATCGGCAAGCTCCAGGAGGAACTGCGCAAGGTGATGGTGGACCACCACATCGAGTCGGTGCGGGACATGGTCGGCCGGAGCCTGCCGTATTTCTCCACCCACGCGGATCTCGTCGAGCGGCAGCGCGCGGCGAAGGCGGCCCGGGTGGGCGCGGGCAAGGACGCGGAGACGTGGAAGGGTGAGATCAAGCGCGAGACGGACTCCCTCACCAATGACTAG